In the genome of Thiorhodovibrio winogradskyi, the window TTGCCAACAGTCAAAACCCGACAGCTTGCATTTGGCTGGGAAGTCAGGAACAGGCGCGTCTCAGGTTCTGCCACCAAGAATGCCGTATCAAAAGAAACCGCCACCAGTTTCTCAAGTTCAGCCACTTTCCGAGCTTCACGCACATACACCATGCGCATCCAAAACGAAGATTTTGCAGCATACTGCGTCCATTTATTAGAATCCAAGTCCATAAAATCCATTATTATTTTTGTCTTTCCAGACAAAGTCCGGCGGCTTTTCTTAACATAAGGCGCCATACTCGAGGCAGTACAGATCACCGCATCAAATGGAGTCTTTAAAGGTATCGCACGCAAATTCTGCAATAACGCGTTGGAATAAAAAAAAGCCTCACTGATAGAAGAATTAAGCAGCAGAGCACGAAGATATCGACAAAGTTTCGGTACGACTTTAAAATAGTACACATTACATTCGGCGTGCTCTTGCTGAAGTTGCTCACAGTACGCAACCTCAATGTCCTTCTCAATTGGACAAAGGAGTGTCACCTCAGCCCCATTCTCAATCAAATTTCGGATCTGATGATAGGTACGCAGCTTTTCCCCTTTATTCGGCGGATAGGGCACTCTATGCGCCAGATAAAGTATTTTCACTCCATCCACTCCTAGACAACGCCATCGCTAAATAGTGTTAACGGACTATCGGCCCACGCACATTATCATGATCTGGGACAGCTAATATGTAGGCAAGCCAATAAATAGCCACAGACCAGCTTCATGGAAACAGGCCTTGATAAAGTGTAAAATATTGCTTCACCATATTTTCAACTACGAAATTTTTAGTAAAACGCTCTTTTGCTTGCCGTGAATAGAAGGCACTTTTAGCCGGATCAGCCAACAAAGCCTCCATCGCCACTGCAAAGGCCGCCTCATCGTTATTTGAAGTGACTAAACCATTGTCTTCATGAACTATAATTTCCGGATTCCCGCCTGAATCAGTCACAATACATGGCTTACCAAGGCTCATTGCTTCCAACAGCGTCATGGATGTCCCCTCACTCAAGGATGACAGCAAGAATACATCCATTGCGCCGAGGTGATTGACAGGATTGCTTATATAACCACTAAAAAATACGCGTTCCCCTATCTCCAACTGCTGGCAAAGTGCTTGCAAGCGCACGCGCTCTACCCCATCCCCTACCATAAGCAACCAGGCGCCAGGGTGTCGCGCGGCCACTCTGGCAAAGGCTCTTAGCATCATGACCTGATTCTTGATGGGATCAAACCGCGCTACGGTCCCAAACAACACATGGTTATCAGCAACACCGATATCCGAGCGTATTTTGGCAACCTTAGCCAAATCAGGCCTTAACGGGACAATACCGTTGTAAATGATAGAGATCGCCGAGGGTTTGATCGCTTCGTAATCAACCAATGCTTGCTTGGTCGCACGGGAGATCGCCGTGGTCGCATCAGTCAACCTGGAAAACCAAGGATTAAGCATGCGTCTCTTCCAACTGCTCGCGTCAGGGTAAAATCGACCATGCTCGGTAAAAATCACCTTTGCTCGAGTCCAGAAAGATGCCAGCAATCCATATACCCATGGTGTATATTGATGACAATGCAGGATATCGATTTTTTGTTCTCTAACTACTCTCCGGATCGCCCAGATTAATGACCAGTCGAAGCCTTGCCGGCGGGAATAGCTATGGATTGGAATCCCTTTATTCTCAAGTTCTTGCCCCCAAGGCCCCAAGGGTTTTTCGATACAAAACAATGAAAAATCGACATCAGGATAGCTGCCCGCGAAGCCCTCGATAATATTCTTTATCACCATCTCGGTTCCGCCGATACCCATATCGTAGGTAACATGCAAGACTTTTACACTCACCAACAGCTCACCCCCCTTAAAGTGCCGAACGTTATAGCCCCGCAACGCATCATCCGTAAAAAACGGTAAGATCATTTCTGGCTTGAACTTAGCTTGCGCATAGTCATAAAATAATCCTTGGTAAAGGCCATATATTCATAGAACGCCCGTCGAGAAGCCTCGAGAGCGAAAATTGATGGTAGTTCGATCCTGGGTGTAAGATCGCCGAGAGTTAAATAATCCACTGGATAAAATGAGATCGTCTCGCGTTCGCCCGTCAACAGCGCAAGTCGCCGAATATGTGTCGCTGACGATATAATCAGTACTGGTTGGCTTTCCAAATGCTCAGCTGCACTTGCGATCTCAACAGCAGTCGTCCCTCCATGCTCAATCACAAAAATATCTTGTTCATTTACGCCTAGTGAACATAACAACTCTCTCGCTTTCTTCGCATAACTCACAGTCTCGTGAAATCTGTTCTTCCCGCCAGTGACCAGAATCTGACCGCCGTACTCATGGTAAAGCCGAGCTGCGGCAGTGAGTCGCTGCAAGGAACACTCCGCCCAGCGACTAATCTCGGGTACCTTGCCTTTCCCGTTATAGAAGCAGGCCAATGGATAAATCAATGAGGTTGCATTTTCAAGTTTCGGTTGGTCCCGATTCAGATGCTCCAAGGGATACAACAGCAACTCGGCAAAATACGGCTGAGAGCAGACAAGCAGCACAGTGACACTGAATCCATAGCTAAATGCTTTTACTCGTATTAGTTTTCTAAGGCTGGCAAGAAATCCTATCAATAAAAAAAAACTTGCAAGCACCAGCGGCGAGCACAGAGTCACGGCAATCGCCTTAATAATTTCCACTTGACAATCTGCCCCTATTTCGTACACTGAACCGAACAGATGTTTCCGAGCAAGCCCAAACTCGAGGCAAACTTGCGATAATGGAACAGCCCAGCTTGTATCGCGTACACCTATCAGAACCTGACGAACTTGATCAACTTGAGCATACCTGGTTATCAATTCAGAAAACCGTTGAAGATATTCCCTTTTTTCTAACTTGGACCTGGATTTCCTGCTGGCTTGACACCTATAAACCCCATTTTCTGCAGGTTACGGCCTATTTTCAAGAGACCCCGGTCTGTATTGGCCTGCTCACATTGTCTCATATCACACGTCGCAACCTCATCCGCTCCAGGCAACTCAGACTCCACCAAACTGGAATCCCCAGCCAGGACCAGATATGGATTGAGTACAACGACTTTCTGGCCGCCCGCACACACCGCCATGCCGCCGTAACTGCCTGCTTGCTAAAGCTTGAGACCCTGCCAGATTGGGACGAAATGATTATTTCAATGATGCCGCGTGCACGCTCCATCCAACTTGATCCATATTATCCTCATATCCGCAGACCTCTCAACTCACCAGCCTATGGCATAAGCTTACATCAATTCGAGCGCGATCCTGCCCGATTCCTACCCACTCTGTCAACGAATACTCGCTACCAAATTAATAAATCCGCACGTATTTACGAACAAGCGCACGGAAGTCTTTCTCTTGAAATTGCTGACACTCAAACCATGGCCATAGACTTTTTTCATTTAGCTGGGCAACACCACAAAACACGCTGGCCCGATAGCGGCTTTAAAAATACGGAATTCGTACAATTTCACGAACGCCTCATTCGCGCAACACATGCATCCAAGCAAACACGATTGATGCGCATCAGTGCTGGCGATCAGTTAATTGGCGTCCTATACTTTTTGCTCGACTCAAAGATAGCTTATTTCTACCTTCAAGGCCTCAATTACGGGAAGGATCCAAAGCTAAAACCAGGTTTATTGTCACATTCCTTGGCCATACAACATTTTATTGCGCAGGGAATACGTGTTTACGATTTCATGGGTGGCCATAGCCAGTATAAGTTACAACTCGGCAGCTTTACCCAACAACTCGACATGGTGCTCATTCAACGGCCAAGAGTGGTTTTTTGGCTTGAAAATCTAGCGCGCAATTTGAAAGCCACCATCATTACTGCCTTAAAAAATTCCCATGAACAAATTTAATAATACATGGCTCTTAATGGGGCTGATACTCCTAATACCCGCGGTTTTCCCCGACACCACATGGTCCATGGTCAAAGTTTGGGCCGTCAACGAAACCTTTACTCATGGGTTTCTCGTTTTCCCGATTTCTTTATGGTTGATCTGGCAAGATCGGACACAGATAAATCAAATAACGCTGACTTCAAATCCATTGGCACTGGTATTGGCGATTCCTGTGCTAGCAATATGGACACTCGGCGCACTTGTGGACATCAAAGTCGTCCAACAACTAGCCCTGATCACCCTGATTCCGCTCACTGTCTGGACCTTGCTGGGATGGAATATTCTGCGTGCGGTCTTGTTTCCTCTCTGCTATTTACTGTTCGCTGTCCCACTGGGGCAGGAACTCATTCCCCCATTAATGGACTTTACCGCCGATTTTACAGTTGCCTTGATCAGGCTATCTGGTGTTCCTGTCTATCAAGATGGGCTTTATTTCACTTTACCTTCCGGTAACTGGTCGGTGGTTGAAGAGTGTAGTGGCGTACGCTATCTCATTGCCTCTCTCGCTCTGGGTACCATTTACGCCTACATGGTTTATCAAAAACTCTATAAAAGGATTATCTTTTTTCTCTTTGCCTGCGCGATCCCTATTCTTGCCAACGGCTTGCGTGCCTACATGATCGTAATGATTGGACACTTTAGCGGCATGAAATATGCCGTCGGCGCGGATCATCTGCTCTATGGATGGGTCTTTTTCGGTATCGTGATTTTTCTGATGTTCTATATCGGTGGAATTTGGCGAGACCCGCAACCAGAACTCCCAGTGTCTAACGGCAAGCCTCTTTCCAACTCCCCCACTAGCCTGCCAAAAAATGCCTTGGTTCCAGTGATCATGCTAGCCACGCTGCTCACTGTAACCAAGTTGTTTACCGCGTACCTCATGGACCCCCCTGCTGACGAGTTCAAGCCCGCTTATGTCGAAGTCGTGGACCAATTCGGGGACTGGCACAAGCGAGATAGCCTTGGGTTTGACTGGGCGCCTATTTTTAACAATCCAGACAGACATTTGAACCAAGGCTACGAACATGACAACGGCAAGGAGACATTGCGGCTTGATATTGGTTACTTCCGCTATCAGCGCGATGGTGCCGAAGCCGTTTCCTCTCTTAACCGACTGTCAGATCCTTATGGAGGCGATTGGAAAATTATCGCGAGCAGAACAAGCCATGATGGAAACCATCAAGTTCAGGAAACTGAAATTCAAAAAGGGGGCCAAAAGATATTGGTCTGGAGTTGGTACCGAGTAGGTGATCAAGCAGTCGCCAATTCCACTGAGGCAAAACTTCGGCAATTAGCTAACAAATTTCTCAGCCAGCGAGATGACGCATCCATGATAACCCTTGCTACAGAAATTAGAGACGAGGTTGCTACCGCAAGAGCCAGACTTAATCAATTCAAGCTCCTTCTGGACCAAGACGTATTCTTGGCTCCAACTCATTAATCGTCCCATCGCCTTTAACTCGCAGAACACTTAACGCGGAAAATTTTAGCATGTGCGGAATCGCAGGCTTCACCCGATTTCATTGTGACCTTGGCGACGAAACTACCTTGGAACGCATGGGAGAAGCGATCAGGCACCGTGGACCCGATGCTCAGGGAAGTTACCTTCAGGGGCCCATTGCATTACATCACCGCAGGCTGTCAATCATTGACCTCTCCGCGGCAGGCAACCAGCCGATGCATTCCCACTGTAGTCGTTACACTATTGTCTTTAATGGCGAGATCTACAACTTTCTTGAGTTACGAGAAGCTCTAGCCAACACAGGCTACCCATTTCGCACCCATACGGATACGGAAGTGATCCTCGCACTCTACGCCCGCAAGGGGCGCGATTGTCTTGCTGATCTCAACGGCATGTTCGCGTTCGCACTCTGGGACCAGGAGGCGGAGACCTTATTCCTGGCGCGCGACCGCATCGGCAAGAAACCACTCTACTACAGTAGCATCAACGGCGACATCGCCTTTGCCTCCGAACTCAAGGCCTTGCTCGCCGCAGGCTTGGTTCAACGCGAGATCCGAATCGACGCGCTGCGTGATTATTTTTCCTACCAATATATTCCAGACCCAAAAACTATCTTCGAAGGAGTCTTCAAGCTCGAGCCCGGTCACTGGCTGGAAATCACTGCCGGTGGCCAACGCAAAGCACAGTACTGGGATCTTTCCTTCCTGGCCAACGCCACTGAAGAAGACCAGGCAACCAAGCTGTTGGGCAAGCATATCCAAAAAGCCACGCGCCGACGCATGGTCGCTGACGTACCCCTCGGCGCGTTCCTATCCGGCGGTGTTGACTCCAGTGGCATCGTCGCCACCATGTCCCAGCTCAGCGAGCATCCCGTCACGACCTGCTCCATCGGCTTCGATGAAAAACGCTTTAATGAGACAGAATTTGCGCGTATTGTCGCCGAAAAATACGCGACCAATCACCACGAGTACGTGGTAAAGGAGCGTGTCGCTGAGAACCTGCTCGAGATCGCACGCTATTTCGATGAACCCTTTGCTGATCCTTCCCTGGTACCCACCTACTTTGTCTCAAAGCTCGCCAGGCAGCAGGTGACTGTCGCCCTAGCCGGCGACGGCGGCGATGAAGTCTTCGCCGGCTATGAAAAATACGCCATCGATGCGATCGAAAACCGCTGGCGCGAGCGCGTACCGGCATTCATCCGCCACAATCTACTGCACCCAATCGCCACACTACTGCACCGCTCACCCTTCGGACTCCTGCGGCGCGCAGGCACGCTTCTGTCGGCTTTAGCCACGGAAGCAGCCATGGGGTTTTACCTCTCCAACGCGCAAATCACCGATGCGCAGTGGCAGCGCATCGCAAGCGAGGACACTCAAGAACGCCTTTCCGACTACCACCCGAGTGCCATCGTCCTCGACACCTACCGGCGCTGCGATGGCACAGACCACCTCTCACGCATTCTCTACACCGACATCAAAACCTTCCTGCCGGGCGACATTCTAGTCAAGGTCGATCGCATGAGCATGGCACACGCTTTGGAAGTGCGCGCGCCACTGCTGGACTATGAGCTGGTGGA includes:
- the asnB gene encoding asparagine synthase (glutamine-hydrolyzing), which codes for MCGIAGFTRFHCDLGDETTLERMGEAIRHRGPDAQGSYLQGPIALHHRRLSIIDLSAAGNQPMHSHCSRYTIVFNGEIYNFLELREALANTGYPFRTHTDTEVILALYARKGRDCLADLNGMFAFALWDQEAETLFLARDRIGKKPLYYSSINGDIAFASELKALLAAGLVQREIRIDALRDYFSYQYIPDPKTIFEGVFKLEPGHWLEITAGGQRKAQYWDLSFLANATEEDQATKLLGKHIQKATRRRMVADVPLGAFLSGGVDSSGIVATMSQLSEHPVTTCSIGFDEKRFNETEFARIVAEKYATNHHEYVVKERVAENLLEIARYFDEPFADPSLVPTYFVSKLARQQVTVALAGDGGDEVFAGYEKYAIDAIENRWRERVPAFIRHNLLHPIATLLHRSPFGLLRRAGTLLSALATEAAMGFYLSNAQITDAQWQRIASEDTQERLSDYHPSAIVLDTYRRCDGTDHLSRILYTDIKTFLPGDILVKVDRMSMAHALEVRAPLLDYELVEFAAHLPSALKFRDGEKKRILKAVFKPSLPNAILDRRKMGFSPPLADWFRDELRNLAEEKLLKAKDGLPGYFKVERIRELWTQHQARTHDHGAVLWSLLMFQLWWQEYMSDA
- a CDS encoding GNAT family N-acetyltransferase, encoding MEQPSLYRVHLSEPDELDQLEHTWLSIQKTVEDIPFFLTWTWISCWLDTYKPHFLQVTAYFQETPVCIGLLTLSHITRRNLIRSRQLRLHQTGIPSQDQIWIEYNDFLAARTHRHAAVTACLLKLETLPDWDEMIISMMPRARSIQLDPYYPHIRRPLNSPAYGISLHQFERDPARFLPTLSTNTRYQINKSARIYEQAHGSLSLEIADTQTMAIDFFHLAGQHHKTRWPDSGFKNTEFVQFHERLIRATHASKQTRLMRISAGDQLIGVLYFLLDSKIAYFYLQGLNYGKDPKLKPGLLSHSLAIQHFIAQGIRVYDFMGGHSQYKLQLGSFTQQLDMVLIQRPRVVFWLENLARNLKATIITALKNSHEQI
- a CDS encoding glycosyltransferase; the protein is MILPFFTDDALRGYNVRHFKGGELLVSVKVLHVTYDMGIGGTEMVIKNIIEGFAGSYPDVDFSLFCIEKPLGPWGQELENKGIPIHSYSRRQGFDWSLIWAIRRVVREQKIDILHCHQYTPWVYGLLASFWTRAKVIFTEHGRFYPDASSWKRRMLNPWFSRLTDATTAISRATKQALVDYEAIKPSAISIIYNGIVPLRPDLAKVAKIRSDIGVADNHVLFGTVARFDPIKNQVMMLRAFARVAARHPGAWLLMVGDGVERVRLQALCQQLEIGERVFFSGYISNPVNHLGAMDVFLLSSLSEGTSMTLLEAMSLGKPCIVTDSGGNPEIIVHEDNGLVTSNNDEAAFAVAMEALLADPAKSAFYSRQAKERFTKNFVVENMVKQYFTLYQGLFP
- a CDS encoding YdcF family protein, which gives rise to MEIIKAIAVTLCSPLVLASFFLLIGFLASLRKLIRVKAFSYGFSVTVLLVCSQPYFAELLLYPLEHLNRDQPKLENATSLIYPLACFYNGKGKVPEISRWAECSLQRLTAAARLYHEYGGQILVTGGKNRFHETVSYAKKARELLCSLGVNEQDIFVIEHGGTTAVEIASAAEHLESQPVLIISSATHIRRLALLTGERETISFYPVDYLTLGDLTPRIELPSIFALEASRRAFYEYMAFTKDYFMTMRKLSSSQK
- a CDS encoding TIGR03087 family PEP-CTERM/XrtA system glycosyltransferase; this translates as MKILYLAHRVPYPPNKGEKLRTYHQIRNLIENGAEVTLLCPIEKDIEVAYCEQLQQEHAECNVYYFKVVPKLCRYLRALLLNSSISEAFFYSNALLQNLRAIPLKTPFDAVICTASSMAPYVKKSRRTLSGKTKIIMDFMDLDSNKWTQYAAKSSFWMRMVYVREARKVAELEKLVAVSFDTAFLVAEPETRLFLTSQPNASCRVLTVGNGIDPSEFHPPLKPPKISPPHLLFAGVMDYAPNVDAVMWFFEHVWRLVIARWPESKFTIAGMNPTPAIQALGENDGIEVTGYVTEILPYFHRSSLFVAPFRMARGIQNKILQAMACGLPVVTTSMGADGIAYDDGRNLFIADTASSFFQRIEYLTNDPSHYNQVRQEALITINRNYSWAGQLKPLRELLGIDKAV
- the xrtA gene encoding exosortase A, producing the protein MNKFNNTWLLMGLILLIPAVFPDTTWSMVKVWAVNETFTHGFLVFPISLWLIWQDRTQINQITLTSNPLALVLAIPVLAIWTLGALVDIKVVQQLALITLIPLTVWTLLGWNILRAVLFPLCYLLFAVPLGQELIPPLMDFTADFTVALIRLSGVPVYQDGLYFTLPSGNWSVVEECSGVRYLIASLALGTIYAYMVYQKLYKRIIFFLFACAIPILANGLRAYMIVMIGHFSGMKYAVGADHLLYGWVFFGIVIFLMFYIGGIWRDPQPELPVSNGKPLSNSPTSLPKNALVPVIMLATLLTVTKLFTAYLMDPPADEFKPAYVEVVDQFGDWHKRDSLGFDWAPIFNNPDRHLNQGYEHDNGKETLRLDIGYFRYQRDGAEAVSSLNRLSDPYGGDWKIIASRTSHDGNHQVQETEIQKGGQKILVWSWYRVGDQAVANSTEAKLRQLANKFLSQRDDASMITLATEIRDEVATARARLNQFKLLLDQDVFLAPTH